A single region of the Nicotiana sylvestris chromosome 6, ASM39365v2, whole genome shotgun sequence genome encodes:
- the LOC138871092 gene encoding uncharacterized protein, whose product MAWSLLPSRATNATSGSDFHQADTIWGTTEEEALDGLRNLFLEDEDMDCSAIIEEEGEEGLTIQAVVKGQALADYLVKNPVGGEYKPLKTYFPDEEVSFIGEDITEAYDDCRMFFDGSANFKGMGIGAVLVSETGQHYPVSAKLMFPGTNKIVKYEACIMEFNLAIDMNIQELLELMKIFTKIEFKHVPRIQNEFAHALATLSSMIQHPDKNFNDPVPVRIHNKPAYCAHVEEETDGKPWFHDIKEYLTRGEYPEQANHTQKYTLRRLFNHFFQSERTLYRRTLDLGLLRCVDAKEASRLLEEIHARTCGPHMKGFVLAKKILKARYFWMTMETDCICDLMKAMCETFKIKHKNSTTYKPQMNRAMEAANKNIKKILRKLVENHKKWHEKLPFALLGYRTTVRTSTGATLYLLIYGTEAVIPANVEIPSLKIIQEAELSDAEWIRSHYEKLAGINGKRMNTVCHGKLYHNRMSRAFNKRVKQKQFAPGQLVLKKIFPHQDEAKGKFSPNWQGMVNITEALANIHIPKS is encoded by the exons atggcgtggtccttattaccctctcgagcaaccaatgccacatctgggtcagactttcaccaggctgatacaatatggggtaCTACAGAGGAAGAAGCTTTGGATGGGTTGAGGAACCTGTTCCTAGAGGACGAGGACATGGATTGCAGtgcgataattgaggaggagggggaagaaggcctcaccattcaggcT gtggtcaaaggacaagcattggcagactatCTTGTTaaaaatcctgtgggaggagaatacaaacccttgaaaacttattttcccgacgaagaagtatcattcataggagaggacattactgaaGCTTACGATGATTGTAGGATGTTCTTCGATGGatctgcaaacttcaaaggaatgggtattggagcggttttggtatcagaaacaggtcaacacTACCCTGTATCTGCGAAGCTTATGTTTCCAGGTACCAACAAAATAGTgaaatatgaggcttgcatcatggagttcaatctggccatcgatatgaatatacagGAGTTATTG GAACTGATGAAAatattcacaaagatagaattcaaacatgtacctagaattcaaaatgagtttgcaCACGCActagccactttgtcatcaatgatacaacatccagataagaatttcaatGATCCCGTCCCGGTGAGGATCCACAATAAAccggcttactgtgctcatgttgaagaggagacggatggaaagccttggttccacgacatcaaagaatatttgacaagaggagaatatccagagcaggcaaaccacactcagaaatacACGTTGCGGAGGCTAttcaatcacttcttccaaagcgaAAGAACCCTGTATAGAAGAACCCTTGATCTAgggttgttaaggtgtgttgacgcaaaggaagcttccagattgctcgaagaaatacatgccagaacttgtggaccacatatgaaagGTTTTGTCCTGGCCAAGAAAATACTCAAAGctagatatttttggatgaccatggagacggattgcatctG tgatctgatgaaagccatgtgtgaaaccttcaaaatcaagcacaaaaactctacaaCATACAAACCTCAAATGAACAGAGCTATGGAAGCTgctaacaagaacatcaagaagatactaaggaagttggtagaaaaccacaaaaaatggcacgagaagttaccctttgccctattggggtaccgtactacagtccgcacatcaactggagcAACCCTCTATTTACTtatttatggtaccgaagctgtcatcccagccaatgtagagattccttctttaaagatcatacaggaagccgaacttagcgatgcagaatggataaggagccactATGAAAAACTGGCCGGAataaatggaaaaagaatgaatacaGTATGTCACGGTAAgctttatcataacagaatgtccagggctttcaacaaaagagtcaaacaaaAGCAATTCGCACCAGGACAattggtattgaagaagatcttcccgcatcaagatgaagccaaagggaaattctctcccaactggcaag GCATGGTGAACATAACAGAAGCATTAGCAAACATACATATACCAAAGTCCTAA